One window of the Anaeromyxobacter dehalogenans 2CP-C genome contains the following:
- a CDS encoding MBL fold metallo-hydrolase has product MARALATLLAALAAAGPAPARAADPVLAPIRLAPRVWLVQGDPGVASAANRGFNSNAAFVVTGDGVVVIDALGTPALGRALVRAIRKVTRQPIRRVILTHYHADHVYGLGALKAAGAEVWASAEGRAYLEGEEAAKRLEQRREALAPWFDAGNPLLPADRWLDADAAFELGGARFEVVRLGPAHSPEDLMVVLPDDGVVFSGDVIFAGRIPFVGEADSRRWLAAIDRLLERRPKLLVSGHGPASRDPATHLALTRDYLRHLRAVMGAAVQDLVPFEEAYAAADWSAYAKLPAFEPANRINAYGTYLTMEREMLEAGRR; this is encoded by the coding sequence ATGGCCCGCGCGCTCGCCACGCTCCTCGCGGCGCTCGCCGCGGCCGGCCCCGCGCCCGCCCGCGCGGCCGATCCCGTCCTCGCGCCGATCCGGCTCGCGCCGCGGGTCTGGCTGGTGCAGGGAGACCCGGGCGTCGCCTCGGCGGCGAACCGCGGCTTCAACTCCAACGCGGCGTTCGTCGTGACCGGCGACGGCGTGGTGGTGATCGACGCGCTGGGCACGCCGGCGCTGGGCCGCGCGCTGGTGCGCGCCATCCGCAAGGTGACCCGCCAGCCGATCCGGAGGGTGATCCTGACGCACTACCACGCCGACCACGTCTACGGCCTCGGCGCGCTGAAGGCGGCGGGCGCCGAGGTGTGGGCGAGCGCGGAGGGCAGGGCGTACCTCGAGGGCGAGGAGGCGGCGAAGCGGCTCGAGCAGCGGCGCGAGGCGCTGGCGCCCTGGTTCGACGCCGGGAACCCGCTGCTCCCCGCGGACCGCTGGCTCGACGCGGACGCCGCCTTCGAGCTGGGGGGCGCGCGGTTCGAGGTGGTCCGGCTCGGGCCGGCGCACTCGCCCGAGGACCTGATGGTCGTGCTCCCGGACGACGGGGTGGTGTTCTCCGGCGACGTCATCTTCGCCGGCCGCATCCCGTTCGTCGGCGAGGCCGACAGCCGGCGCTGGCTCGCGGCCATCGACCGGCTCCTGGAGCGCCGCCCGAAGCTGCTCGTCTCCGGCCACGGCCCCGCGTCGCGCGACCCGGCCACCCACCTCGCCCTGACCCGCGACTACCTCCGCCACCTCCGCGCGGTGATGGGGGCGGCGGTCCAGGACCTCGTCCCGTTCGAGGAGGCGTACGCCGCGGCCGACTGGAGCGCGTACGCGAAGCTGCCCGCGTTCGAGCCGGCGAACCGGATCAACGCCTACGGGACCTACCTCACCATGGAGCGCGAGATGCTCGAGGCGGGCCGGCGCTGA
- the soxB gene encoding thiosulfohydrolase SoxB yields the protein MDRREFMRMLAAAAAGGMTLRARAAGPEGAGLYDLPRHGNVSLLHFTDVHAQLMPLHYREPAVNLGAGPARGRPPHVVGKAFLSRFGIRPGTREAHALTCLDFEAAARRYGKVGGFAHLATLVKRLRASRPGALLLDGGDTWQGSATALWTDGQDMIDAAKLLGVDVMTGHWEFTLGAERVKRAVEKDLAGKVSFVAQNVHTADFGDPVFEPWVMREVNGVPVAVIGQAFPYTPIANPRYLVPDWTFGIHEENLQRTVDEARAKGARVVVLLSHDGMDVDLKLASRVSGIDAILGGHTHDGVPRPIPVKNRGGQTLVTNAGSNGKFLGVLDLEVRGGKVASHRYRLLPVFSNLLPADPEMAAHIERVRAPFREQLAAPLAVTEGVLYRRGNFNGTYDQLILDALMAEKDAEIAFSPGFRWGASLLPGDTITQEDLLAATAISYPNVGVNEMTGATVKAVLEDVCDNIFNPDPYYQQGGDMVRVGGLEYACHPGARSGERIQDLRLRGKPLEASKTYRVATWASVSEAARDAGGEPVWDVVGRWLRARKSVSPRTPNLPRLVGVGRDPGMAT from the coding sequence ATGGATCGCAGGGAGTTCATGCGGATGCTGGCGGCGGCCGCCGCCGGCGGGATGACCCTTCGCGCGCGCGCGGCGGGGCCGGAGGGCGCGGGCCTGTACGACCTGCCGCGCCACGGCAACGTGAGCCTGCTGCACTTCACCGACGTGCACGCGCAGCTCATGCCGCTCCACTACCGCGAGCCGGCGGTGAACCTGGGCGCGGGGCCGGCGCGGGGCCGCCCGCCGCACGTCGTGGGCAAGGCGTTCCTCTCGCGCTTCGGGATCCGTCCCGGGACGCGCGAGGCGCACGCGCTCACCTGCCTCGACTTCGAGGCCGCGGCGCGCCGCTACGGCAAGGTCGGCGGCTTCGCCCACCTCGCCACCCTCGTGAAGCGGCTGCGGGCGAGCCGCCCCGGCGCGCTGCTGCTCGACGGCGGCGACACCTGGCAGGGCTCGGCCACGGCGCTGTGGACCGACGGCCAGGACATGATCGACGCGGCCAAGCTCCTCGGCGTGGACGTGATGACCGGCCACTGGGAGTTCACGCTCGGCGCCGAGCGGGTGAAGCGCGCGGTGGAGAAGGACCTCGCCGGCAAGGTCTCGTTCGTCGCCCAGAACGTGCACACCGCCGACTTCGGCGACCCGGTGTTCGAGCCCTGGGTGATGCGGGAGGTGAACGGCGTCCCGGTGGCGGTGATCGGCCAGGCGTTCCCTTACACGCCCATCGCGAACCCGCGGTACCTGGTGCCCGACTGGACCTTCGGGATCCACGAGGAGAACCTCCAGCGCACCGTGGACGAGGCGCGCGCGAAGGGCGCGCGCGTGGTGGTGCTGCTCTCGCACGACGGCATGGACGTGGACCTGAAGCTCGCGTCCCGCGTGAGCGGCATCGACGCGATCCTCGGGGGCCACACGCACGACGGCGTCCCGCGCCCGATCCCGGTGAAGAACCGGGGAGGGCAGACGCTCGTCACGAACGCGGGCTCGAACGGAAAGTTCCTGGGCGTGCTCGACCTCGAGGTCCGCGGCGGCAAGGTCGCGAGCCACCGGTACCGCCTGCTCCCGGTGTTCTCGAACCTCCTCCCGGCCGACCCGGAGATGGCCGCGCACATCGAGCGCGTCCGCGCGCCGTTCCGCGAGCAGCTCGCGGCCCCGCTGGCGGTCACCGAGGGCGTGCTCTACCGGCGCGGCAACTTCAACGGCACCTACGACCAGCTCATCCTGGACGCGCTCATGGCCGAGAAGGACGCCGAGATCGCGTTCTCGCCGGGCTTCCGCTGGGGCGCCTCGCTCCTGCCGGGCGACACCATCACGCAGGAGGACCTGCTCGCGGCCACCGCCATCAGCTACCCGAACGTCGGCGTCAACGAGATGACCGGCGCGACGGTGAAGGCGGTGCTCGAGGACGTCTGCGACAACATCTTCAACCCGGACCCCTACTACCAGCAGGGCGGCGACATGGTCCGGGTGGGCGGGCTCGAGTACGCGTGCCACCCCGGCGCGCGGAGCGGCGAGCGCATCCAGGACCTGCGCCTGCGCGGGAAGCCGCTCGAGGCGTCGAAGACGTACCGCGTCGCCACCTGGGCCTCGGTGAGCGAGGCGGCGCGCGACGCCGGCGGCGAGCCGGTCTGGGACGTGGTGGGCCGCTGGCTGCGCGCCCGGAAGTCCGTCTCGCCGCGCACGCCGAACCTGCCGCGCCTGGTCGGCGTGGGCCGCGACCCGGGGATGGCCACCTGA
- the soxX gene encoding sulfur oxidation c-type cytochrome SoxX, whose product MPFARTVAVTLAGLALAGLAQAAQPQRGAKDEARAREVIRASFKEKGQAGLDRLEQDEVQAACSRTPGQGPLPAAAARKLVAAQQATLAYPADGKLMGDWKKGEQIAQSGVGKQFSDDPAKPSGGNCYACHRLSKQEVSFGTLGPSLYQYGKVRGQAEAMQRYTYAKIFNPQAFTACSTMPRFGHHAILTEEQIKDLVALLLDPASPVNQ is encoded by the coding sequence ATGCCGTTCGCTCGAACCGTAGCCGTCACGCTCGCCGGCCTCGCGCTCGCGGGCCTCGCGCAGGCCGCCCAGCCGCAGCGGGGCGCGAAGGACGAGGCGCGCGCCCGCGAGGTCATCCGGGCGTCGTTCAAGGAGAAGGGCCAGGCCGGCCTGGATCGCCTGGAGCAGGACGAGGTCCAGGCGGCCTGCAGCCGCACGCCCGGCCAGGGCCCGCTGCCCGCGGCCGCCGCGAGGAAGCTGGTCGCCGCGCAGCAGGCCACGCTGGCCTACCCGGCCGACGGCAAGCTCATGGGCGACTGGAAGAAGGGCGAGCAGATCGCCCAGAGCGGGGTCGGCAAGCAGTTCTCCGACGATCCCGCGAAGCCGTCCGGCGGCAACTGCTACGCGTGCCACCGGCTCTCGAAGCAGGAGGTGTCGTTCGGCACGCTCGGCCCGAGCCTCTACCAGTACGGCAAGGTGCGCGGGCAGGCCGAGGCCATGCAGCGCTACACCTACGCGAAGATCTTCAACCCGCAGGCGTTCACGGCGTGCTCCACCATGCCGCGCTTCGGGCACCACGCCATCCTCACCGAGGAGCAGATCAAGGATCTGGTCGCGCTGCTCCTCGATCCCGCCTCCCCGGTGAACCAGTAG
- the soxA gene encoding sulfur oxidation c-type cytochrome SoxA encodes MTRRSIGPVLLLAAAALAPAAHRAQEEDATAAIARYRELLQDGNPADLWEARGEALWQEKRGPKAASLEACDLGKGPGVVKGAYAELPRYFADGDRVMDLETRLVHCMGTLQGIDAGEATKQKFGAGDKRSDLEALAAWIVAQSRGMPVRVALKHPKEKAAYALGERIFFYRGGPHDFSCATCHAQSGKRIRLQELPNLTTPADAKRAFATWPAYRVSQGEVRTMQWRMNDCLRQQRFPELVFGSEGSVALITYLARQANGAGMDAPAIKR; translated from the coding sequence ATGACCCGTCGATCGATCGGGCCGGTGCTGCTCCTCGCGGCCGCGGCCCTGGCCCCGGCCGCCCACCGCGCGCAGGAGGAGGACGCCACCGCCGCCATCGCGCGCTACCGCGAGCTGCTCCAGGACGGCAACCCCGCCGACCTGTGGGAGGCGCGCGGCGAGGCGCTCTGGCAGGAGAAGCGCGGGCCGAAGGCCGCGTCGCTGGAGGCCTGCGACCTGGGCAAGGGGCCGGGCGTGGTGAAGGGCGCGTACGCCGAGCTGCCCCGGTACTTCGCCGACGGCGACCGCGTCATGGATCTGGAGACGCGCCTGGTGCACTGCATGGGCACGCTGCAGGGGATCGACGCCGGGGAGGCCACGAAGCAGAAGTTCGGCGCGGGCGACAAGCGCTCCGACCTCGAGGCGCTCGCCGCCTGGATCGTGGCGCAGTCGCGCGGCATGCCGGTGCGGGTGGCGCTGAAGCACCCGAAGGAGAAGGCCGCCTACGCGCTGGGCGAGCGGATCTTCTTCTACCGCGGCGGGCCGCACGACTTCTCCTGCGCGACCTGCCACGCGCAGAGCGGCAAGCGCATCCGCCTGCAGGAGCTGCCCAACCTCACCACGCCCGCCGACGCGAAGCGTGCCTTCGCGACCTGGCCGGCCTACCGCGTCTCGCAGGGCGAGGTCCGCACCATGCAGTGGCGCATGAACGACTGCCTGCGCCAGCAGCGGTTCCCGGAGCTGGTGTTCGGCTCGGAGGGCTCGGTCGCCCTCATCACCTACCTGGCCCGCCAGGCCAACGGCGCGGGGATGGATGCCCCCGCCATCAAGCGCTGA
- a CDS encoding DsrE family protein has product MYHLTEGIEEAVRAMRNVRNHLDADPTAKIVVVANGAGIDFLLDGAMDKNGNPFDAIVQDLVTRHVEFRACRNTLTTRNIDPSKLLPEATLVQSGVAEAARLQAREGFAYLRP; this is encoded by the coding sequence GTGTACCACCTGACCGAGGGCATCGAGGAGGCGGTGCGCGCGATGCGCAACGTCCGCAACCACCTCGACGCGGACCCCACCGCGAAGATCGTGGTCGTGGCGAACGGCGCCGGCATCGACTTCCTGCTCGACGGCGCGATGGACAAGAACGGCAACCCGTTCGACGCGATCGTGCAGGACCTCGTCACGCGGCACGTCGAGTTCCGGGCGTGCCGCAACACGCTCACCACCCGCAACATCGATCCCTCGAAGCTCCTGCCGGAGGCGACGCTGGTCCAGTCCGGCGTGGCGGAGGCCGCGCGCCTCCAGGCGCGCGAGGGCTTCGCCTACCTCAGGCCCTGA
- the soxZ gene encoding thiosulfate oxidation carrier complex protein SoxZ, with translation MADPMKIRASLQGDVVEVKVLMSHEMETGQRKDASGALVPAHFISSVQAECNGKAVLTAHWGPAVSKNPYLAFKFKGAAKGDKVKVTWVDNKGDTRTDEGTIA, from the coding sequence ATGGCAGATCCGATGAAGATCCGCGCGAGCCTCCAGGGCGACGTCGTGGAGGTGAAGGTGCTGATGAGCCACGAGATGGAGACGGGCCAGCGCAAGGACGCGAGCGGCGCGCTCGTCCCGGCCCACTTCATCAGCTCGGTCCAGGCGGAGTGCAACGGCAAGGCCGTGCTCACCGCGCACTGGGGCCCGGCCGTGTCGAAGAACCCGTACCTCGCCTTCAAGTTCAAGGGCGCGGCCAAGGGCGACAAGGTCAAGGTGACCTGGGTGGACAACAAGGGCGACACCCGCACCGACGAAGGGACCATCGCCTGA
- the soxY gene encoding thiosulfate oxidation carrier protein SoxY encodes MREVEQTGIGRRRFLETTGGATLLGMLVAAGILKPSWGRAADWNKAAFEARTMKEALDALGAGAPADSKDIAVTAPDIAENGAVVPITATSNLPDTESIAFLVEANPNMLAASFLLTPASLPVVSTRVKMARTSNVSVLVKAGGKFYVATKEIKVTLGGCGG; translated from the coding sequence ATGAGAGAGGTAGAGCAGACGGGCATCGGGAGGCGGCGGTTCCTCGAGACGACCGGCGGGGCGACGCTCCTCGGCATGCTGGTCGCCGCGGGCATCCTGAAGCCGAGCTGGGGCCGCGCGGCCGACTGGAACAAGGCGGCGTTCGAGGCCCGGACCATGAAGGAGGCGCTGGACGCGCTCGGCGCCGGCGCGCCGGCCGACTCGAAGGACATCGCCGTCACCGCACCCGACATCGCCGAGAACGGCGCCGTGGTGCCCATCACCGCGACCAGCAACCTGCCCGACACCGAGTCGATCGCGTTCCTGGTCGAGGCCAACCCGAACATGCTCGCCGCGTCGTTCCTCCTGACCCCGGCCTCGCTGCCGGTCGTCTCCACGCGGGTCAAGATGGCCCGGACGTCGAACGTGTCGGTGCTGGTGAAGGCCGGCGGCAAGTTCTACGTGGCGACGAAGGAGATCAAGGTCACCCTGGGCGGTTGCGGCGGGTAG
- a CDS encoding c-type cytochrome — protein MYSWREPLVLAALLAAGAAHAGEGVGRPATPAEVRAWDIDVRPDFQGLPRGSGSVLRGQELWDAKCASCHGTFGESNEVFTPLVGGTTAEDQARGRVAALTGNGHPQRTTLMKVATVSTLFDYIRRAMPWDAPRTLTDDDTYAVLAYLLNLGDVVPSDFVLDQDSIRAVQQRLPNRNGMTRDHGLWDVKGKPDVRAVACMKDCGPEPRVASTLPDFARNAHGNLAEQNRTFGPVRGADTTRPAGAAPTGAPAAAPAPAAPKPAAGLALARANGCLACHDVEAKRLGPSFRDLKARYAADADAAAKLAARVRGGSQGAWGPVPMPPQRQVAEGDVDTIVKWVLEGAR, from the coding sequence ATGTACAGCTGGCGTGAGCCGCTCGTCCTCGCGGCGCTGCTCGCCGCCGGCGCCGCGCACGCGGGAGAGGGCGTCGGGCGCCCGGCGACGCCGGCCGAGGTCCGGGCCTGGGACATCGACGTGCGGCCCGACTTCCAGGGCCTGCCGCGCGGCTCCGGCTCGGTCCTGCGCGGGCAGGAGCTCTGGGACGCGAAGTGCGCCTCGTGCCACGGCACGTTCGGCGAGAGCAACGAGGTCTTCACGCCGCTGGTGGGCGGGACCACCGCCGAGGACCAGGCCCGCGGGCGCGTGGCGGCGCTCACCGGCAACGGCCACCCGCAGCGCACCACGCTCATGAAGGTGGCCACGGTCTCGACGCTGTTCGACTACATCCGCCGCGCCATGCCGTGGGACGCGCCGCGGACGCTCACCGACGACGACACGTACGCCGTGCTCGCGTACCTCCTGAACCTCGGGGACGTCGTCCCGTCGGACTTCGTGCTCGACCAGGACTCGATCCGCGCGGTGCAGCAGCGCCTGCCCAACCGCAACGGCATGACCCGCGACCACGGCCTGTGGGACGTGAAGGGCAAGCCGGACGTGCGCGCGGTCGCGTGCATGAAGGACTGCGGGCCCGAGCCGCGCGTCGCCTCGACGCTGCCGGACTTCGCCCGCAACGCGCACGGGAACCTGGCCGAGCAGAACCGGACCTTCGGACCGGTGCGCGGCGCGGACACCACCCGGCCCGCCGGCGCGGCCCCGACCGGCGCGCCCGCGGCGGCCCCGGCCCCGGCCGCGCCGAAGCCGGCCGCCGGGCTGGCGCTGGCGCGGGCCAACGGCTGCCTCGCCTGCCACGACGTCGAGGCGAAGCGGCTCGGCCCGAGCTTCCGCGACCTGAAGGCGCGGTACGCCGCCGACGCGGACGCGGCGGCGAAGCTGGCCGCCCGGGTGCGCGGCGGCAGCCAGGGCGCGTGGGGGCCGGTGCCGATGCCGCCCCAGCGCCAGGTGGCGGAGGGCGACGTGGACACGATCGTGAAGTGGGTGCTCGAGGGAGCACGCTGA
- the soxC gene encoding sulfite dehydrogenase, with translation MPSKTARILRAPENFLTQEQITEVAAGRRSFLRSAFLAAGGIAAGAVAVRAAAAPTAAPRGAPAGDPAILERQPWNTSLGKPVAARGYGLPSPYEANLQRRESPGLTRVNAASVSFAPLQGLFGIITPSGLHFERHHQGWQDVDPAKHRLMVHGLVRRAKVYTMDDLMRLPSVSRIHFIECGANTGMEWGNVAVPTVQYTHGMLSCSEFTGVRLSTLLDDCGLDRVKGRYVLAEGADGSGMTRTVAIDRALDDVLVAWGQNGEMLRPENGYPLRLVVPGVQGVSWVKWLRRIEVGDQPWATKDEAIHYVDLMPDGRHRQYTSIQEAKSVITTPSGGQVLVERGACEVTGLAWSGRGKIKRVDVSFDGGRSWTPARLETPVLSKALTRFSVSWRWDGRAALLQSRAVDDTGYVQPTTRLLREVRGTKSIYHNNAIQTWRVDPNGEVSNVQLA, from the coding sequence GTGCCATCCAAGACCGCCCGCATCCTCCGGGCTCCTGAGAATTTCCTCACCCAAGAGCAGATCACCGAGGTCGCCGCCGGACGGCGGAGCTTCCTGCGGAGCGCGTTCCTCGCCGCCGGCGGGATCGCCGCGGGCGCGGTCGCCGTGCGCGCCGCGGCGGCGCCCACCGCGGCTCCTCGCGGCGCTCCGGCCGGCGATCCGGCGATCCTCGAGCGCCAGCCGTGGAACACCTCGCTCGGCAAGCCCGTCGCCGCGCGGGGCTACGGCCTGCCGTCGCCGTACGAGGCGAACCTCCAGCGCCGCGAGAGCCCCGGCCTGACCCGCGTGAACGCGGCGTCGGTCTCCTTCGCGCCGCTGCAGGGGCTGTTCGGGATCATCACGCCGAGCGGCCTGCACTTCGAGCGCCACCACCAGGGCTGGCAGGACGTCGATCCGGCGAAGCACCGGCTGATGGTCCACGGCCTGGTGCGGCGCGCCAAGGTCTACACGATGGACGACCTGATGCGCCTGCCGTCCGTCTCGCGCATCCACTTCATCGAGTGCGGCGCGAACACCGGCATGGAGTGGGGGAACGTGGCGGTGCCCACGGTCCAGTACACCCACGGCATGCTGTCGTGCAGCGAGTTCACCGGCGTGCGCCTCTCCACGCTGCTCGACGACTGCGGCCTCGACCGGGTGAAGGGTCGCTACGTGCTCGCCGAGGGCGCGGACGGCTCGGGCATGACGAGGACCGTCGCCATCGACCGCGCGCTCGACGACGTGCTCGTCGCGTGGGGCCAGAACGGCGAGATGCTGCGGCCCGAGAACGGCTACCCGCTCCGCCTGGTGGTGCCCGGCGTGCAGGGCGTCTCCTGGGTGAAGTGGCTCCGCCGCATCGAGGTCGGCGACCAGCCCTGGGCCACCAAGGACGAGGCCATCCACTACGTGGACCTCATGCCGGACGGCCGTCACCGGCAGTACACGTCGATCCAGGAGGCGAAGTCGGTCATCACCACGCCCTCGGGCGGCCAGGTGCTGGTGGAGCGGGGCGCCTGCGAGGTGACCGGCCTGGCCTGGTCCGGCCGCGGGAAGATCAAGCGGGTGGACGTCTCCTTCGACGGCGGGCGCAGCTGGACGCCGGCGCGGCTGGAGACGCCGGTGCTCTCGAAGGCGCTGACCCGGTTCAGCGTGAGCTGGCGGTGGGACGGGCGCGCCGCGCTCCTGCAGAGCCGGGCGGTGGACGACACCGGCTACGTGCAGCCGACGACGCGGCTGCTGCGCGAGGTGCGCGGGACGAAGTCCATCTACCACAACAACGCGATCCAGACCTGGCGCGTGGACCCGAACGGCGAGGTGTCCAATGTACAGCTGGCGTGA
- a CDS encoding YybH family protein: protein MANLARALLVAAALGASACAHSPGGRAEPDAELREAIAAANDAFVRALVAGDAHGMAAVFTDDALVIPAMQRGFVSGRAELEAYDARRVGALRYLEATITTVQLEVSGDLAWEAGTNRLVVQQGSGAPMTVTGRYLAVWRRGKDGRWRIRAELPIPDPIP from the coding sequence ATGGCCAACCTCGCCCGTGCCCTCCTCGTCGCCGCCGCGCTGGGGGCCAGCGCCTGCGCGCACTCGCCGGGCGGCCGCGCCGAGCCCGACGCGGAGCTCCGCGAGGCCATCGCCGCCGCGAACGACGCGTTCGTCCGCGCGCTCGTCGCGGGGGACGCGCACGGGATGGCGGCGGTGTTCACCGACGACGCCCTCGTCATCCCCGCCATGCAGCGCGGCTTCGTCTCCGGCCGCGCCGAGCTCGAGGCGTACGACGCCCGGCGCGTGGGGGCGCTGCGGTACCTCGAGGCGACCATCACGACCGTGCAGCTGGAGGTCTCGGGCGATCTCGCCTGGGAGGCGGGCACGAACCGCCTGGTCGTGCAGCAGGGCAGCGGCGCGCCGATGACGGTGACCGGGCGCTACCTGGCCGTCTGGCGCCGCGGGAAGGACGGGCGCTGGCGGATCCGGGCCGAGCTGCCCATCCCCGACCCGATCCCGTAG
- a CDS encoding L,D-transpeptidase family protein, whose translation MQPLLALLLATVPLLEPAAGGADVLGVLGTRIVKQGDSLIELARAHDVGFNAIEAANPGLDAYVPTPGAPLVVPAAWILPPSAAPGSIVVNLSEMRLYLLPGGGAAPVTYPVGIGKDRAKTPLGSFTVIGKTVAPTWYPPASMRRDDPTLPDRVPPGPDNPLGTHALRLSAGSILIHGTDEPFGIGRKFSHGCVRLYPEDIPRLFEVVPLKTPVRMVREPVKIGVRGSRVVVEAHDDPDARVDLRAEAQRQLERRGLAARVDAGKLAAALEARRGIPVDVSIDVF comes from the coding sequence ATGCAGCCGCTCCTCGCGCTCCTCCTCGCCACGGTGCCGCTCCTCGAGCCCGCCGCCGGCGGCGCCGACGTCCTCGGCGTGCTCGGCACGCGGATCGTGAAGCAGGGTGACTCCCTCATCGAGCTCGCCCGCGCGCACGACGTGGGCTTCAACGCCATCGAGGCGGCGAACCCCGGGCTCGACGCGTACGTCCCGACGCCCGGCGCGCCGCTGGTGGTGCCGGCGGCCTGGATCCTGCCGCCCTCGGCGGCGCCGGGGTCGATCGTCGTGAACCTCTCGGAGATGCGGCTCTACCTGCTCCCGGGCGGCGGCGCCGCGCCCGTCACGTACCCGGTGGGCATCGGCAAGGATCGCGCGAAGACGCCGCTGGGATCCTTCACCGTCATCGGCAAGACCGTCGCGCCCACCTGGTACCCGCCGGCCTCGATGCGCCGCGACGACCCCACGCTCCCGGACCGCGTCCCGCCCGGCCCGGACAACCCGCTCGGCACGCACGCGCTGCGCCTCTCGGCGGGCAGCATCCTCATCCACGGCACCGACGAGCCGTTCGGCATCGGCCGCAAGTTCAGCCACGGCTGCGTCCGGCTCTACCCCGAGGACATCCCGCGCCTGTTCGAGGTGGTGCCGCTGAAGACGCCGGTCCGGATGGTCCGCGAGCCGGTCAAGATCGGCGTGCGCGGGAGCCGCGTGGTCGTGGAGGCCCACGACGATCCGGACGCGCGGGTGGACCTCCGCGCCGAGGCGCAGCGCCAGCTCGAGCGGCGCGGCCTCGCGGCGCGCGTGGACGCGGGCAAGCTCGCGGCCGCGCTCGAGGCCCGGCGCGGCATCCCGGTGGACGTGTCGATCGACGTCTTCTGA
- a CDS encoding AAA family ATPase: protein MIRQEAILQSPLRILDRRIRGGLGKGRLGVIVAPAGVGKSAVLVQLGLDALLRGRPVLHVALGQPVEHVSARYDAFFEELADRVDLADRRGVHEMVARQRLIWSAMDGGLGVRTLDEALAAFEAHLGCSPATLLVDGFAWAGPRPEVAETLAGLKASAARAGAELWMTARSAAGRPPCEADPDQPGAPPERCGERVDVVLALVPQGRGAHVRLIRDLDGAGEADLPLELQGGSLRYARGEDEDDDEARGPEAFTLLAGGADGAEEAFGACAERWGVQEVNFTFAGRPGLARTRGLVELTEAELRLGDVSEAYLKAHLPRALAGPPELRRVLQLIWHQVGTAGEVFAVGALNPDDTAQGGTGWAVELARHWGKPVHLFDQDRDGWFRWDGRAWAPEAPPAVTHPRFAGAGTRALSESGRAAIRALFERSFGPPAE from the coding sequence ATGATCCGCCAGGAAGCGATCCTCCAGAGCCCGCTGCGGATCCTCGACCGGAGGATCCGCGGCGGCCTGGGCAAGGGTCGCCTCGGCGTGATCGTGGCGCCCGCCGGCGTCGGCAAGTCCGCCGTCCTGGTGCAGCTCGGGCTGGACGCGCTGCTGCGCGGCCGCCCGGTGCTGCACGTGGCGCTCGGGCAGCCGGTCGAGCACGTCTCGGCCCGCTACGACGCGTTCTTCGAGGAGCTGGCCGATCGCGTGGACCTGGCCGACCGCCGGGGAGTCCACGAGATGGTCGCGCGCCAGCGGCTGATCTGGTCGGCGATGGACGGCGGCCTCGGCGTGCGGACGCTGGACGAGGCGCTGGCCGCGTTCGAGGCGCACCTCGGCTGCAGCCCCGCCACGCTCCTCGTGGACGGCTTCGCCTGGGCCGGGCCCCGGCCCGAGGTCGCCGAGACGCTGGCCGGCCTGAAGGCGAGCGCGGCGCGGGCGGGCGCCGAGCTGTGGATGACCGCCCGGTCCGCCGCGGGGCGCCCGCCGTGCGAGGCCGACCCCGACCAGCCGGGCGCGCCGCCGGAGCGCTGCGGCGAGCGGGTGGACGTGGTGCTGGCGCTGGTGCCGCAGGGGCGCGGCGCGCACGTGCGGCTGATCCGGGACCTCGACGGCGCGGGCGAGGCCGACCTGCCGCTCGAGCTGCAGGGCGGCTCGCTGCGCTACGCCCGCGGCGAGGACGAGGACGACGACGAGGCGCGCGGCCCGGAGGCGTTCACGCTGCTCGCGGGCGGGGCCGACGGCGCGGAGGAGGCGTTCGGCGCCTGCGCGGAGCGCTGGGGCGTGCAGGAGGTGAACTTCACCTTCGCCGGCCGCCCCGGGCTGGCCCGCACCCGCGGGCTCGTCGAGCTGACCGAGGCGGAGCTGCGCCTCGGCGACGTGAGCGAGGCCTACCTGAAGGCGCACCTGCCGCGCGCGCTCGCCGGGCCGCCGGAGCTCCGGCGCGTGCTCCAGCTCATCTGGCACCAGGTCGGCACCGCGGGCGAGGTGTTCGCGGTCGGCGCGCTCAACCCGGACGACACCGCCCAGGGCGGCACCGGCTGGGCGGTCGAGCTGGCGCGCCACTGGGGGAAGCCGGTCCACCTCTTCGACCAGGACCGCGACGGCTGGTTCCGCTGGGACGGGCGGGCCTGGGCCCCCGAGGCGCCGCCCGCCGTCACGCACCCGCGCTTCGCCGGCGCCGGGACCCGCGCGCTCTCGGAGTCGGGGCGCGCCGCGATCCGCGCGCTCTTCGAGCGGTCCTTCGGGCCGCCCGCGGAGTAG